The DNA sequence GTACTTTTGCAAAAGCTGATCTTCAGACTGCGCTTTATCCTCCGGGAGAATCTTTGCGCCTTTCGCAGGCGTCTTGAAAATCGCCTCAGCAAAGCTTTTTAACTATTGGTAATGAAAAGCAGAAGATCTATACTCTAAAAACAATAACGAACATTAATAAAACTTATTGTGAAGGAGGGCCGCCCGTCCATGGCAGTTGAAGCAGGCAGGAATTATCAGGCGAAAGTTACTAAAATAACGAATTTTGGAGCATTTGTGCAGCTGGAGAGCGGCGAAAAAGGACTGGTACATATCAGCGAAATTGCTGCCGGCTTCGTAAAGGATATCCGGGAGCATCTAAGTGTCGGGGAAGAAGTTACCGTCCGGGTGCTGAAAGTTCAGGAGAACGGGAAAATCTCTTTTTCGATCCGTAAAGCCCTCGAGCCTGCCGGGGAGAAAGCAGCAGAAGACAAGCACCCGGATCCGAAGAAACAGCGGGAGAGTCCGGCTTTTTTTGAAGAGAAAATGAACCGGTTTTTAAAAGAGAGCGAAGAACGTCTGGCTGTCCTCCGAAAAAAGACGGCGGGGCAGCCGGGCAGTCAGCGGGAAAATAACCAGCAGGATTGAAGATGTGTCCGTCCCTGTGCAACCGAGGCGGCGCATCTTTTGTTTTGCATAAACAGCCAGCAAGGCGGGAGGTGGAGCTTCGATGGGAGCAAAAGCAGATAAAGTTATGGACGTCTGCCTGAGGGCAGGCGAAATTATGCTGACATACGGGGCGGAAACCTACCGCGTCGAAGAGACGATTGAGAGAATGGCTCAGGCCGCGGGCTTTACAAATGTGCATTGTTTCACAACGACGACCGGTATCTTTTTGTCATTTGAAGAACGAAAGGGTAAAGGCGATCTTATGCAGATGGTCCGCGTGGACAACCGCATGCAGGATTTAAATAAAGTTACTGAAGTAAATCAGGTCTCCCGGGAATTTACGTCCGGCATGCTTACGGTCCAGGAAGCGGAAAAGCGGCTTGAAGAAATATACCGTGCGAAAATCCAGTATCCGATATGGCTGATTCACTTTGGTGCGGGTATAGCAGGTGCGGGCTTTTCCTACCTTTTCGGAGGAGGACTGTTTGATTATATTCCGGCCTTTTTTGCAGCAATGCTTGCAAGTATTGCCCTTGTGGAAATAGAAGGCTACTTAAAAGTGCGTTTCGCTTCGGAAATAGCAGCCGCCTTTGTCGGCAGCTCCTCTGCGATCGCTTTTGTCATGCTCGGTCTGGGGCAGAATATTGATCAGATTATCATCGGTTCGCTCATGCCCCTCGTCCCGGGAGTGCCGCTTACGAATGCGGTACGGGACCTTTTATCCGGAGATTTACTGGCAGGTATGAGCCGGGGGGTGGAAGCCCTGCTTACTTCGTTGTCCATTGCGAGCGGGGTAGCACTGGCTATTTCGATATTTTTATAAAGGAGGGCGCGTATGGATCTTATATTGGAACTTATCATCACCTTTTTTGCGATCATAGGCTTTGGAATTATTTTTAGTGTGCCCCGACGCGTCCTTCTCATAGGGGGTCTGATCGGGGCATGGACGTGGTTTGCCCTGCAGACGGCTCTGGAGATCGGAGTAACGGATATAGTGGCAACGGTCATTGCTTCTTTTACAGCAGCAACAATTGCTCATTATCTGGCCCGTAAGCTGCAGATTCCGGCAACAACGCTTTCCATTCCCGGGATTCTTCCTCTCGTTCCGGGAAGTCTTGCTTATTTTACAATGCTTGCATTTGTAGAGGGAGAATATATTGAAGGACTGGAAAACGGGGTGCAGACAATGCTTCAGGCCGGGGGCATTGCTGCTGGTCTCGTCCTCGCGCTTTCTTTGTTTTCTTTCGGGAAAGGAATAGGCAACCGCTATGAAACAGGAGATCAATAGCTTTATCAAGCGTCACGGCCTGTTGACGAAAGGGGAAAAGGTGATTGCAGCGGTATCCGGCGGGCCTGACAGCGTGGCGATGCTGCATTATTTAAATTCGCTTGAACTGGACCTTATCGTGCTGCATATCCATCATCACGTCCGTCCGGAAGCGGATGAAGATGCCGCTTTTGTCGAAGCGGAAGCGCTGCGTCTGGAGCTGCCTTTTCTTTTGAAACATACCGATGTTCCGGTTCGTATGAAAGAGACGGGCCGGGGACTTCAGCAGACCGCCCGCACAGAAAGGTACAAGTTATTTGAAGAGGCTATGAAAGAAACAGGAGCAGAAAAAGTGGCAACGGCTCATCACGGAGATGATCAGGTGGAAACGATGCTGATGCGCTTCGTCCGCGGGAGTGTCCAGGGGATGAAAGGCATACCCGTACGGCGGAAGCTCAACGAAGGAGAAGTGATCCGCCCGCTTTTAGCGGTGACGAAAGCAGAAATTGAAGACTACTGCAGAGAGAGGAATCTCTGTTACCGGATGGACGCTTCGAATCAGAGTACAAGCTATCAGCGCAATCGATTACGCCTCTCTGTTCTCCCGGAACTGAAAAAAGAAAATCCGCGAATTCACGAAACGGCCCAATGGCAGTCGGAAATCCGCACCGAAGAAGAAGCCTATGTTCACGCCCAGGCTGAAAAAGCACTGACAGGGGCGATACATACCCGTACACGTAACGAAATTACGACGACGTATACGTCTTTTCAGAGAATTCCCTCTGCTTTACAAAGGAGATGCGTTCATCTACTATTGACTTATCTCAATCCCCAGACACTCTGGTCAAGACATCATATTGAAGAAGTCCACGCCCTTTTATCTGCCTTTAAACGACCCCGCCTTTCTTTTTCGGCCAACGGTATTTATGTGGAAAAGTCATACGATCAAATACGCGTGTTTACGGACCGCGTGGAGGAGGGAATTTTCCACCCTCATAAAGTCGAAGTGCCCGGAGAAACGCAGGTTCCCGGAGGTGTGCTGATGACGGGTGAAAAACCTTTCCCCGAAGCAGATACGTCTCTTGAAGTGTTCATAAAGTCCGCTGATCTGCCGCTTACGGTCCGTTCAAGACTTCCAGGAGACCGGATCGTCACGAAAGCGGGGACGAAGAAACTGAAAAAAATCTTTATTGATGCAAAAATTCCTGTAAAAGTACGGGCGCAGTGGCCCATTATTACAGACAGGCATGGTACAATACTATGGGTGCCGTTTTTGCAGTCTGTAAAACCACCGGAAGATTTTGATTACGATAGGCAGTCTGTTCACCTCGCTTTCAGAAAAAGCGGAAATTCTGCTATTTTAACTAGGAGGAATTAGAAGAATATGAGAGACGACATTCTGGAAGTGCTCATTTCCGAAAACGAGCTTCAGGACAAGGTATCAGAACTCGGAGCACAGCTGACGGAAGAATACGCGGATCGATTTCCGCTTGTAATCGGAATTTTAAAAGGTTCTCTTCCTTTTATGGGAGATTTGATGAAAAAGATTGATGCTCATCTGGAATATGACGTCATGGACGTATCCAGCTATGGGACAGGGTTTGTTTCCTCCGGGGAAGTGAAAATCGAAAAGGATTTAAATACGTCGATTGAGGGAAGAGACGTTATTATTGTAGAAGATATTATCGACAGCGGAAATACGCTGAAATACTTAACGGATTTGTTCAAGTACCGTAAAGCAAAATCGATTAAGATTGTCACGCTGCTGGATAAGCCGGATGGACGCCAGGTGGATATCTACCCCGACGCTGCCGGATTTGTTGTACCGGATGAATTTGTCGTAGGGTACGGGCTGGATTATATTGAACGCTACCGGAACCTCCCGTATATCGGAATTTTGAAACCGGAAGTTTATCAGAAGTAAATTTGTTGTGAAGAAAACAGTGGGTATGATACTATAAAAAAAGTGTATTTGACGTGGGAGGAGGTTCAGGATGAATCGAATATTTCGTAATACGATATTTTATTTGCTAATTTTTCTGGTTATCATCGGTATCGTCAGTATTTTTCAGGCGGACACGGATGAGACAACCCAGATGACGTTCAATGAGTTCGAGGAAGAACTTGCAGAAAACAACATTGAATCCTTGTCGATTCAACCAAATTTAGATGTATATTCAGCGAGGGGACAGCTTCGTGGAGCGGAGGAAGATGAATACTTCACAGTTAACATCCCTGATCTAGATACATTCATTGAAAACGTAGTAGCCCAGACCGGAGAACAGGGTATCACCGAACTGATGGTGGAAGAAGCGGATGAACCGAGCGGCTGGCTTAACTTTATGACCGCCATTATTCCGTTTGTCATTATCTTCATACTCTTTTTCTTCCTATTGAGCCAGGCTCAGGGCGGCGGAAGCAAAGTGATGAACTTCGGCAAGAGTAAAGCGAAGCTTGTCAGTGAAGAGAAAAAGAAAGCGCGCTTTAAAGACGTAGCCGGCGCAGATGAAGAAAAGCAGGAGCTTGAAGAAGTTGTAGACTTCCTTAAAGATCCACGTAAATTTGCGGAAATCGGCGCACGTATTCCAAAAGGGGTGCTGCTTGTCGGCCCTCCGGGAACAGGTAAAACCTTAATCGCCCGTGCCGTAGCAGGAGAAGCGGGAGTTCCGTTCTTCTCTATCAGCGGTTCCGACTTCGTAGAGATGTTTGTCGGTGTCGGTGCTTCCCGTGTACGTGACCTTTTCGAAAATGCGAAGAAAAATTCACCGTGTATTATCTTTATTGATGAGATTGACGCCGTCGGACGCCGTCGGGGCGCAGGTCTCGGCGGAGGACACGATGAGCGTGAACAGACTCTGAACCAGCTTCTCGTAGAGATGGATGGTTTCGGTGTCAACGAAGGAATTATTTTGATCGCAGCCACGAACCGTGCTGATATTCTTGACCCTGCTCTGCTTCGTCCGGGTCGATTTGACCGCCAGATTACGGTCGGGCGTCCGGATGTAAAAGGCCGCGAGCAGGTGCTGCAGGTCCACGTGAAAAACAAGCCGCTTGCAGATGACGTCGACTTAAAGGCGATTGCCCAGAGAACACCAGGCTTTGCCGGTGCCGATCTGGAGAACCTTCTGAACGAAGCTGCGCTTGTTGCTGCAAGAACAGATAAAACGAAAATTGACATGGCTTCCATTGATGAAGCTATTGACCGGACCATTGCCGGTCCGTCCAAGAAAAACAGAGTTATTTCTGCAAAAGAACGCAATATCGTGGCCCACCATGAGGCCGGTCATACCGTTGTCGGGGTAAGGCTTGAAAACGCTGATATCGTTCATAAGGTGACCATCGTTCCACGAGGCCAGGCCGGCGGATATGCGATGATGCTTCCTAAAGAAGACCGGTACTTTATGACGAAGCCGGAGTTGATTGATAAGATTATCGGTCTTCTCGGCGGACGCGTAGCGGAAGAGATCATGTTTAATGAAGTGAGCACCGGAGCTTCCAACGACTTCCAGAGAGCTACGGCGATTGCCCGTAAAATGATCATGGAATACGGGATGAGCGAAAAGCTTGGACCGGTTCAGTTTGGCAGCGGCCAGGGTGGAGAAGTCTTCCTTGGACGGGACATTAATAATGAACAGAATTACAGTGAAGCGATTGCTCATGAAATTGATCTGGAAGTACAGCACATTCTGAAAGAAGCTTATGCTACATGTAAGGAAATTCTCACCAAGCACAAAGAGAGCCTGCAGCTTGTAGCAGAAACGCTTCTTGAATATGAAACGCTTGATGCCAAACAGATCGAGTCACTCGTTTATCACGGAAAGCTTCCGGATGATCACTACGCTACAAAAAATGGCGAAGAAGAAAACCCGGAAACAATTGCGACAACAGAGGCGGAAGAAACGACGCTTTCGGAGAACAATCCGGAAAAAGCAGAAGAAAAACCGCTGGAGGAAGATTCAACCGACAACCGTAAGAGAGACGAATAAAAAGTGGAGGGGCGATTCATATTACAGGGCAGAGAGACTGCGGCTGAATATGAACGCTCCTCTTTTTTACCATGGTGCAGGAGGAGGCATCCGGATGAATCTTGTGATCGACATCGGCAATACAAAAATGGCTTTTGGTGTATTTGAAGAGGATACCCTGGTCTCCAACTGGTCTTTAAAAACAGATACGGATAAAACAGCAGATGAATACGCGCTGCTTCTTTACCAGATGTTCGGGATGCACGAAATAGCGCTGGAAGAATGCAAAGGGGCTATGGTCTGCTCTGTTGTTCCTCAGGCAGACCGGATCATGAAAGAGGTATTGGATGACCATTTCGATATTCCGCTTCACTTTGTTGGTCCGGGAGTGAAAACGGGGCTGAATATCCTCTACGAAAACCCGAGGGAAGTCGGCGCCGACCGGATTACCAATTCGGTAGCTGCTTTGGAAAAATACGGCCCTCCATTCATTGTGGTCGATTTTGGCACAGCTACGACGTACTGCTACGTCAATGAAAAAGGCCAGTATCTTGGCGGAGCGATTACTCCGGGAATGGGGATCGCAATCGACGCTCTGACACAGAAAGCGTCCAAACTGCCGCGGATCGAAACGGCTACAGCCGCCGGGAGAGTTATCGGCAGGAGCACAGTAGAAGCACTGCAGTCCGGATGCCGGTACGGGTTGATCAGCGAAGTGGAAGGGATGATTCTCCGCATCCAGCAGGAAGCAGGAAGAAAAGCCCCTGTAGTTGCGACAGGCCGGGAAGCCGGCTGGATTAAATCAGAAACTGCCGCGATTCAGTGGGAGGAAGAATTCCTGACGCTCGAAGGTCTGCAGTTTATTTACCAAAAAAATCAGGAACTATTTTCTTAAGGAGGAAAAAGTATGTCAGATTATTTAGTGAAGGCCTTAGCCTATGAAGACAAAATCAGAATTTATGCAATGCGCTCTACCGATATGGTGAAAGAGGCAGCCCGCAGGCACGATACGTGGCGCACGGCAACGGCGGTGCTCGGACGGTCCCTTACAGCAGGCACAATGATGGGAAGTATGCTCAAAGGAGACGAGAAGCTGACTATTAAAGTGGAGGGAAGCGGTCCGGCAAGCCCGATTATTGTCGATGCCACCGCACGAGGGACGGCACGGGGCTATATCAGCAACAGTCATGTCGATCCGGAGCGCCGCGAAAACGGCAAACTAAACGTAGCGGCCGCTGTCGGTACGGAAGGGTCGCTCTCCGTAGTAAAGGACCTCGGTATGCGTGATCATTTCACAGGAAGCGTTCCGCTCGTATCAGGAGAACTTGCTGAAGATTTCACCTACTATTTTGCAACTTCCGAACAGACCCCTTCCTCCGTCGGTCTGGGTGTGGTCGTCGGCAAAGACGATATCGTGGAAGGAGCGGGCGGTTTTATTCTGCAGATTATGCCGGGAGCGACAGAGGAAATTCTCGACCAGATAGAAAACCGGCTCCAGGCACTGCCGCCGATCTCGGCGATGATCAAACGCGGCGACACGCCGGAGCAGATCATTGAACAGCTTGCCGGGGAAGAAAACTACCGGCTGCTTGAAACAAAAGAAACCGCTTTTGAATGCCACTGCTCCAAGGAACGCATAATGACGGCACTGGCGAGCATTGATGGACAGGAACTGTATGCCATGATTCATGAAGACGGAGGAGCGGAAACGACCTGCCATTTCTGTAACGAGCAGTACTGGATTACGAAACAGGAACTTCAGGACATTCTGGACAGCCGAATGGCAGAGAAATAAGAGAGTTGCAATTTAAGGAAACTTTTGCTATTATCAACTTAATCAAAGTTAACTAATCACATTAAAATACTCAGGATTAAAAGAGGAGGCATTTTTCATGGCTAAAGTAGCAAATTCCATTACGGAACTGATTGGAGATACTCCGCTCGTTAAGCTGCAGCGGATGGTATCGGAAGAACATGCAGACGTTTATCTGAAACTTGAATATCAGAATCCGGGTGCAAGTGTTAAAGACCGGATCGCGCTTTCTATGATCGAAGCAGCAGAAGAGAAGGGTAATCTGAAACCGGGAGATACTATTCTTGAGCCGACAAGCGGTAACACGGGTATCGGCCTGGCAATGGTTGCGGCAGCAAAAGGCTATAAAAGCGTGCTCGTTATGCCGGACACGATGAGTATGGAGCGCCGCAATCTTCTGCGTGCCTACGGAGCGGATCTCGTTCTTACTCCAGGGCCGAAAGGAATGAAGGGTGCGATTGCCAAAGCGGTGGAACTGCAGCAGGAGCACGGATATTTCATGCCTCAGCAGTTTGAAAACGAAGCGAATCCAAAAATTCACCGGGAAACGACCGGTAAAGAACTGCTTGAGCAGGTGGGTGACCAGCTTGACGCTTTCGTATCCGGAATTGGTACAGGCGGAACGATCACCGGAGCAGGAGAAGTATTAAAGGAAAAATTCCCGAACCTGCACATTGTAGCACTGGAGCCCGAAGATTCGCCGATCCTTTCAGGCGGAACGCCGGGACCTCACAAAATTCAGGGGATCGGAGCAGGTTTTGTTCCTGCAATCCTTAATACAGATATCTTTGACGAAGTCATGCAGATTTCTACAGAGAAATCGTATGAGTATGCACGCCGGGCTGCGCGTGAAGAAGGAATTCTCGGAGGCGTATCTTCCGGATCCGCTATTTATGCTGCGCTCGAAGTAGCAAAGAAGCTCGGTAAAGGAAAGAAAGTCGTGGCCGTAGTGCCAAGTAATGGAGAGCGTTATCTCAGCACTCCGCTTTACCAGTTCGAGGATTAAACTTATTACGAGAAAACCCCCGCAGGCCGGAATCCCGAGCCTGCGGGGGTTTTTGTGAAGGGAAGATGATTGCACCTCGTCCTTGTCCCCCTTATAATAATGGGAGAAAAACAAGCTGGCAACGCAGTCAGGAGTGTAAATGATGAGTAATAAGAGAAAGCCTTCAGCGTCTGCCCATTCTCTGCAGGCAGACAGCCGGCACTGGTTCGATACGTATAGAATTCTTTCTGCAGATAAAGATAATCATATGCTTCTTGAAAGCGGACGTGGAGGCCGCTATTCGATTATAGGCCTCTCCCCTTTTGCAAAGCTCCGCGGAAAAGACAATCTGCTCACTGTTGAGCAGGGAGAAGAAACGTTCACTTATAAAGGGTCCCTGCTTTCCTCTCTTCGGAGCTGGCTTGCGTTTTATGAAGCGGAAAAAGAGCCATCGCTTCCTGATTTTCAGGGGGGTATTGCAGGGCAGTTCAGCTATGACCTCGTCCGAGAGTTTGAAGAGCTGCCCCGTAATGCCGCGGATGATCTGGCGACAGACGATGTCTTTCTGCTGGCTTTTGACGAAGTCTATGTGATCGATCATAAGCAGCAGCTCCGCTGGAATATTGTCGTTGACGAAGGGGAAGCGGAAAAACGGCTGCTGGAAATGGAGCGGAGCTGGCAGGAAGCCCAGACTGGAGTAGTTCCGGATTTCAAAGACAATGGAAAAGTGGACGCTTCCGCTTCCGAACGTTCTTTTTCAGAAGCAGAATT is a window from the Alkalicoccus halolimnae genome containing:
- a CDS encoding S1 RNA-binding domain-containing protein, whose translation is MAVEAGRNYQAKVTKITNFGAFVQLESGEKGLVHISEIAAGFVKDIREHLSVGEEVTVRVLKVQENGKISFSIRKALEPAGEKAAEDKHPDPKKQRESPAFFEEKMNRFLKESEERLAVLRKKTAGQPGSQRENNQQD
- a CDS encoding threonine/serine exporter family protein, with product MGAKADKVMDVCLRAGEIMLTYGAETYRVEETIERMAQAAGFTNVHCFTTTTGIFLSFEERKGKGDLMQMVRVDNRMQDLNKVTEVNQVSREFTSGMLTVQEAEKRLEEIYRAKIQYPIWLIHFGAGIAGAGFSYLFGGGLFDYIPAFFAAMLASIALVEIEGYLKVRFASEIAAAFVGSSSAIAFVMLGLGQNIDQIIIGSLMPLVPGVPLTNAVRDLLSGDLLAGMSRGVEALLTSLSIASGVALAISIFL
- a CDS encoding threonine/serine exporter family protein, yielding MDLILELIITFFAIIGFGIIFSVPRRVLLIGGLIGAWTWFALQTALEIGVTDIVATVIASFTAATIAHYLARKLQIPATTLSIPGILPLVPGSLAYFTMLAFVEGEYIEGLENGVQTMLQAGGIAAGLVLALSLFSFGKGIGNRYETGDQ
- the tilS gene encoding tRNA lysidine(34) synthetase TilS; the protein is MKQEINSFIKRHGLLTKGEKVIAAVSGGPDSVAMLHYLNSLELDLIVLHIHHHVRPEADEDAAFVEAEALRLELPFLLKHTDVPVRMKETGRGLQQTARTERYKLFEEAMKETGAEKVATAHHGDDQVETMLMRFVRGSVQGMKGIPVRRKLNEGEVIRPLLAVTKAEIEDYCRERNLCYRMDASNQSTSYQRNRLRLSVLPELKKENPRIHETAQWQSEIRTEEEAYVHAQAEKALTGAIHTRTRNEITTTYTSFQRIPSALQRRCVHLLLTYLNPQTLWSRHHIEEVHALLSAFKRPRLSFSANGIYVEKSYDQIRVFTDRVEEGIFHPHKVEVPGETQVPGGVLMTGEKPFPEADTSLEVFIKSADLPLTVRSRLPGDRIVTKAGTKKLKKIFIDAKIPVKVRAQWPIITDRHGTILWVPFLQSVKPPEDFDYDRQSVHLAFRKSGNSAILTRRN
- the hpt gene encoding hypoxanthine phosphoribosyltransferase, giving the protein MRDDILEVLISENELQDKVSELGAQLTEEYADRFPLVIGILKGSLPFMGDLMKKIDAHLEYDVMDVSSYGTGFVSSGEVKIEKDLNTSIEGRDVIIVEDIIDSGNTLKYLTDLFKYRKAKSIKIVTLLDKPDGRQVDIYPDAAGFVVPDEFVVGYGLDYIERYRNLPYIGILKPEVYQK
- the ftsH gene encoding ATP-dependent zinc metalloprotease FtsH; amino-acid sequence: MNRIFRNTIFYLLIFLVIIGIVSIFQADTDETTQMTFNEFEEELAENNIESLSIQPNLDVYSARGQLRGAEEDEYFTVNIPDLDTFIENVVAQTGEQGITELMVEEADEPSGWLNFMTAIIPFVIIFILFFFLLSQAQGGGSKVMNFGKSKAKLVSEEKKKARFKDVAGADEEKQELEEVVDFLKDPRKFAEIGARIPKGVLLVGPPGTGKTLIARAVAGEAGVPFFSISGSDFVEMFVGVGASRVRDLFENAKKNSPCIIFIDEIDAVGRRRGAGLGGGHDEREQTLNQLLVEMDGFGVNEGIILIAATNRADILDPALLRPGRFDRQITVGRPDVKGREQVLQVHVKNKPLADDVDLKAIAQRTPGFAGADLENLLNEAALVAARTDKTKIDMASIDEAIDRTIAGPSKKNRVISAKERNIVAHHEAGHTVVGVRLENADIVHKVTIVPRGQAGGYAMMLPKEDRYFMTKPELIDKIIGLLGGRVAEEIMFNEVSTGASNDFQRATAIARKMIMEYGMSEKLGPVQFGSGQGGEVFLGRDINNEQNYSEAIAHEIDLEVQHILKEAYATCKEILTKHKESLQLVAETLLEYETLDAKQIESLVYHGKLPDDHYATKNGEEENPETIATTEAEETTLSENNPEKAEEKPLEEDSTDNRKRDE
- a CDS encoding type III pantothenate kinase — translated: MNLVIDIGNTKMAFGVFEEDTLVSNWSLKTDTDKTADEYALLLYQMFGMHEIALEECKGAMVCSVVPQADRIMKEVLDDHFDIPLHFVGPGVKTGLNILYENPREVGADRITNSVAALEKYGPPFIVVDFGTATTYCYVNEKGQYLGGAITPGMGIAIDALTQKASKLPRIETATAAGRVIGRSTVEALQSGCRYGLISEVEGMILRIQQEAGRKAPVVATGREAGWIKSETAAIQWEEEFLTLEGLQFIYQKNQELFS
- the hslO gene encoding Hsp33 family molecular chaperone HslO; the protein is MSDYLVKALAYEDKIRIYAMRSTDMVKEAARRHDTWRTATAVLGRSLTAGTMMGSMLKGDEKLTIKVEGSGPASPIIVDATARGTARGYISNSHVDPERRENGKLNVAAAVGTEGSLSVVKDLGMRDHFTGSVPLVSGELAEDFTYYFATSEQTPSSVGLGVVVGKDDIVEGAGGFILQIMPGATEEILDQIENRLQALPPISAMIKRGDTPEQIIEQLAGEENYRLLETKETAFECHCSKERIMTALASIDGQELYAMIHEDGGAETTCHFCNEQYWITKQELQDILDSRMAEK
- the cysK gene encoding cysteine synthase A, which codes for MAKVANSITELIGDTPLVKLQRMVSEEHADVYLKLEYQNPGASVKDRIALSMIEAAEEKGNLKPGDTILEPTSGNTGIGLAMVAAAKGYKSVLVMPDTMSMERRNLLRAYGADLVLTPGPKGMKGAIAKAVELQQEHGYFMPQQFENEANPKIHRETTGKELLEQVGDQLDAFVSGIGTGGTITGAGEVLKEKFPNLHIVALEPEDSPILSGGTPGPHKIQGIGAGFVPAILNTDIFDEVMQISTEKSYEYARRAAREEGILGGVSSGSAIYAALEVAKKLGKGKKVVAVVPSNGERYLSTPLYQFED